The Halomicronema hongdechloris C2206 genome includes a window with the following:
- the devC gene encoding ABC transporter permease DevC: MKRVPLAWYNLLRDRTRLTVAIFGVAFAVLLIFMNLGFLGALIATATNVYTQLNAELFLISPQSLELSSTEPFPRERLYQAGGIAGVKQVMPLYTDYILWRNPETRISRAMFVYGINPEDPVFLMPELQRPETIEQLQRPNTVLFDRLSRPEFGPQTPGLETEADRRRVVIGGQYTLGGGFAADGTVIMSDQNFRRFLAPRPLDTINLGLIQLQPGAVPERVAAAMRSQLPEDVLVLTKEQIIARDSRFWIQTTSIGFIFGLGVIVSLVVGVVIVYQILYSDIRDHLREYATLKAMGYSGRYLFIVVLQESVLLALMGYVPGLVVSLGLYTLTVTATAGSLPITMTGFRVVFVLALTILMCGLSGLISVRRAVTADPAEVFG; encoded by the coding sequence ATGAAACGGGTCCCGTTAGCCTGGTACAACTTACTGCGCGATCGCACCCGGCTGACCGTGGCCATCTTTGGGGTGGCCTTCGCGGTGCTGCTGATCTTTATGAATCTGGGCTTTCTGGGGGCCTTGATTGCTACGGCCACCAATGTCTATACCCAGCTCAATGCGGAGTTGTTCCTGATCTCGCCCCAGTCCTTAGAACTCAGCAGCACCGAGCCCTTTCCCCGGGAGCGCCTATATCAGGCGGGGGGTATTGCCGGGGTAAAGCAGGTGATGCCCCTCTATACCGATTACATTCTCTGGCGCAATCCCGAGACCCGCATCAGCCGGGCCATGTTTGTCTATGGCATCAACCCCGAGGACCCGGTGTTCCTGATGCCAGAACTGCAGCGCCCCGAGACCATCGAGCAGTTGCAGCGGCCCAACACGGTGTTGTTCGATCGGTTGTCGCGGCCAGAATTTGGCCCCCAAACCCCGGGCCTGGAAACCGAAGCCGACCGACGACGGGTGGTGATCGGCGGCCAATATACCCTGGGGGGCGGCTTCGCCGCCGATGGCACCGTGATCATGAGCGACCAGAACTTCCGTCGCTTCCTGGCGCCGCGGCCCCTGGATACGATTAATCTGGGCCTGATCCAGCTGCAACCAGGGGCGGTGCCTGAGCGGGTGGCGGCAGCGATGCGATCGCAACTGCCAGAAGACGTGCTGGTGCTGACCAAGGAGCAAATCATCGCCCGCGATAGTCGCTTCTGGATTCAGACTACCTCCATCGGCTTCATCTTCGGCCTCGGGGTGATCGTCTCCCTGGTCGTGGGCGTGGTGATTGTCTACCAGATTCTCTACTCCGACATTCGCGATCACCTGCGGGAATACGCCACCCTGAAGGCCATGGGCTACAGCGGTCGGTATCTATTCATCGTGGTGCTGCAGGAATCGGTGCTATTAGCCCTGATGGGCTATGTGCCGGGGCTGGTCGTCTCCCTGGGGCTCTACACCCTGACGGTGACAGCGACGGCCGGCAGCCTGCCCATTACCATGACCGGGTTTCGCGTCGTCTTCGTGCTGGCCCTGACCATTCTCATGTGTGGCCTCTCCGGCCTGATATCGGTGCGGCGGGCCGTCACCGCCGATCCGGCGGAGGTGTTCGGCTGA
- the devC gene encoding ABC transporter permease DevC translates to MFRRTPLALLNLIHDRRKFLTSLAGVSFAVLLMFLFNGFMNALYDSQLQLLQRLNGEIIVINRLKTTMFVPRSFARRRLYQARALAGVVDAYPLYTSEANWKNPETRKTRPVRVLAFNLADPVLPLPGVLANLEALKQPNTALIDTQARAEVGPTRAGLSSELAERRIHIVGTFSLGTDFAAGNGNLIMSDVNFLRYFANRGPEEDERSFATADIGLIKVAPDADIERLVQTLRDTLPNDVLVLPRDGPEGFVQRERIYWQDNTNIGFVFTLLTVMGFVVGIILVYQILYTDVADHWSEYATLKAMGYNNQFFIGVVIQESVLLSMIGFIPGFLVSSLLYALAAGTTGLVFKMTLTRVLALYGLTLLMCLISGAMAMRKVQSADPAEVFN, encoded by the coding sequence ATGTTCAGGCGCACTCCCCTAGCCCTGCTCAACCTGATCCACGATCGGCGTAAGTTTCTCACCTCCCTGGCCGGCGTCAGCTTTGCGGTGCTGCTGATGTTCCTCTTCAACGGCTTCATGAATGCCCTCTACGACAGCCAATTGCAGCTGCTGCAGCGGCTCAACGGCGAGATCATCGTGATCAACCGGCTCAAGACCACCATGTTTGTGCCCCGCTCCTTCGCCCGACGCCGCCTCTACCAGGCCCGGGCCCTGGCTGGGGTCGTCGATGCCTATCCCCTCTACACCAGCGAGGCCAACTGGAAAAACCCCGAAACCCGCAAGACCCGGCCGGTACGAGTGCTGGCCTTTAACCTGGCCGACCCAGTGCTGCCCCTACCAGGGGTGCTGGCCAACTTAGAGGCCTTAAAACAACCTAATACCGCCCTGATCGACACCCAGGCCCGGGCCGAAGTGGGGCCCACCCGAGCCGGCCTCAGCAGCGAACTGGCCGAGCGCCGGATCCACATCGTCGGCACCTTCAGCTTGGGCACCGACTTTGCCGCCGGCAATGGCAACCTGATCATGAGTGATGTCAACTTCCTGCGCTACTTTGCCAACCGCGGGCCCGAGGAAGATGAGCGCAGCTTTGCCACCGCCGACATCGGCTTAATCAAGGTGGCCCCCGACGCCGATATCGAGCGGCTGGTGCAAACCCTGCGGGATACCCTGCCCAATGATGTGCTGGTGTTGCCGCGGGATGGCCCGGAGGGGTTCGTGCAGCGGGAGCGCATCTACTGGCAGGACAATACCAACATCGGCTTCGTCTTCACCCTGCTGACGGTGATGGGCTTCGTGGTGGGCATCATCCTGGTCTATCAGATTCTCTACACCGATGTGGCCGATCACTGGTCAGAATATGCCACCCTAAAAGCCATGGGTTACAACAATCAATTTTTTATCGGGGTGGTGATTCAAGAAAGCGTGCTGTTGTCTATGATCGGCTTCATTCCTGGGTTCTTGGTCAGCAGTTTGCTGTATGCTCTGGCAGCCGGCACCACCGGCTTGGTCTTCAAAATGACCCTAACCCGCGTGCTTGCTCTCTATGGGCTCACCCTGCTGATGTGTTTGATTTCAGGGGCCATGGCCATGCGCAAGGTGCAATCTGCCGATCCGGCGGAGGTGTTTAACTAA
- a CDS encoding ATP-binding cassette domain-containing protein, with the protein MDPAPSSQSAAPEAATASAEADLAVRVRGLNYAFGRGDLRKQVLFDIGLDLPKGQIVIMTGPSGSGKTTLLTLIGALRRASDGSLQVLGRELVGLNDRQLVAVRRNIGFIFQSHNLFESLTAAQNVEMAVELTGRFQSKRQQALDILTQLGLKDRADYKPEALSGGQKQRVAIARALVNQPQLILADEPTAALDKKSGRDVVMLMQRLAQEENRTILMVTHDNRILDVADRIINLVDGTLEADDNLEHFIASHDPKALDRRMFIL; encoded by the coding sequence ATGGACCCGGCCCCATCGTCCCAGTCTGCAGCCCCAGAGGCAGCCACAGCCTCTGCAGAGGCAGACCTGGCGGTGCGGGTGCGCGGGCTGAATTATGCCTTCGGTCGGGGAGACCTGCGGAAGCAGGTGCTATTCGATATCGGTCTGGATCTGCCTAAGGGCCAGATCGTGATCATGACCGGCCCCTCCGGCTCTGGTAAGACCACGCTGCTGACCCTGATTGGGGCCCTGCGGCGGGCCAGCGACGGCAGCCTGCAGGTGTTGGGACGGGAGCTGGTGGGCCTCAATGATCGCCAGCTGGTGGCGGTGCGGCGCAACATCGGCTTTATCTTCCAGTCCCATAACTTATTTGAGTCCTTGACGGCGGCGCAGAATGTGGAGATGGCGGTGGAGTTGACCGGTCGCTTCCAGAGCAAGCGGCAGCAGGCCCTAGATATCCTCACCCAGCTCGGCCTCAAGGATCGGGCCGACTATAAGCCGGAGGCCCTCTCTGGCGGTCAGAAGCAGCGGGTTGCGATCGCACGGGCCCTGGTCAACCAACCCCAGCTGATCCTGGCCGACGAACCCACCGCCGCCCTAGACAAGAAATCCGGCCGCGATGTGGTGATGCTGATGCAGCGGCTGGCCCAGGAAGAAAACCGCACTATCCTGATGGTGACCCACGACAACCGTATCCTGGATGTGGCCGACCGCATCATCAATCTGGTCGATGGCACCCTGGAAGCCGACGATAACCTAGAGCACTTCATCGCCTCCCACGATCCCAAGGCCCTAGATCGGCGCATGTTTATTCTGTAA
- a CDS encoding T3SS (YopN, CesT) and YbjN peptide-binding chaperone 1, with the protein MTISFASQIQELSYRKVADYLQSSNLFKETVRADTDQPRFDSLYGSTLVEIEVLPWEVHPWEAADLATVRATSCVTVGSSINAQLMHFLLTENRRMRFGAFHLDEANQVLFSESVLGGENMDLMELQTCILSVVTIADTYDDIIAQRFGGQRAVDRLAKS; encoded by the coding sequence ATGACCATTTCCTTCGCCAGTCAGATTCAAGAACTGAGCTACCGCAAAGTCGCCGACTATCTGCAGTCCTCTAATCTGTTTAAAGAGACAGTGCGGGCCGACACTGACCAGCCTCGCTTCGACAGTCTCTATGGCTCTACCCTGGTGGAAATCGAAGTGCTGCCCTGGGAGGTGCATCCCTGGGAAGCGGCGGATCTGGCCACGGTGCGGGCCACCAGTTGTGTCACCGTGGGCAGCAGCATCAACGCCCAGCTGATGCACTTCCTGCTGACGGAGAACCGACGCATGCGCTTCGGCGCCTTCCATCTAGACGAGGCCAATCAGGTGCTGTTCTCCGAGAGTGTCTTGGGGGGCGAGAATATGGACCTGATGGAGCTGCAGACCTGCATTCTCTCGGTGGTCACCATCGCCGATACCTACGACGACATCATCGCCCAGCGGTTCGGCGGCCAACGGGCCGTCGACCGCCTAGCCAAATCGTAA